One segment of Tamlana crocina DNA contains the following:
- a CDS encoding alpha/beta hydrolase yields MSQELIHVYFMPGMAASPKIFEYIKLAEDQFKMHFLEWDIPVDNEGLDDYALRMSKKIKHADVVLVGVSFGGVLVQQMDKHINARKLIIVSSVKSMFELPKRMLLAKTTCAYKILPTQLASKIDVFEKYAFGKTMTKRLELYKKYLSVNDPKYLSWAIKHMVCWEQKEHRKDIVHIHGDKDPVFPIKYIKNCTVIKNGTHIAIINKYKWFNENLPRIILNN; encoded by the coding sequence ATGAGTCAAGAGCTAATACATGTTTATTTTATGCCTGGAATGGCTGCTAGCCCTAAAATTTTTGAGTACATAAAATTAGCTGAAGACCAATTCAAAATGCATTTTTTAGAGTGGGACATACCTGTTGATAATGAGGGGCTTGACGATTATGCTCTGCGTATGTCCAAAAAAATAAAACATGCAGATGTGGTATTGGTTGGGGTGTCTTTTGGAGGTGTGCTGGTTCAGCAAATGGATAAGCATATTAACGCGCGGAAACTTATTATTGTTTCGAGTGTTAAAAGCATGTTCGAACTCCCAAAACGAATGCTTTTGGCCAAAACCACTTGTGCGTATAAAATTTTGCCCACACAGTTGGCCAGTAAAATAGATGTTTTTGAAAAATATGCTTTCGGTAAAACCATGACAAAACGTTTGGAGTTGTATAAAAAATACCTTTCGGTAAACGATCCTAAATATTTAAGCTGGGCCATAAAACATATGGTATGTTGGGAGCAAAAGGAACACCGAAAAGACATTGTTCATATTCATGGAGATAAAGATCCAGTGTTCCCTATAAAATACATTAAAAATTGCACCGTTATTAAAAACGGAACACATATTGCCATTATAAATAAATATAAATGGTTCAATGAAAATTTGCCTAGAATAATTTTAAACAACTAG
- a CDS encoding N-acetyltransferase → MVEAAELIDNEFLRQFEIKVDGQLAKIEYSSQERKIFLTKLVIPEDIKDENFKKDFLALVFEQIADRNLSIVPTSPEIAKFVRSNRKYKRMLPVGVRI, encoded by the coding sequence ATGGTTGAAGCTGCAGAATTAATTGACAATGAGTTCTTGCGTCAATTTGAAATTAAAGTTGACGGACAATTAGCAAAAATTGAATACTCATCGCAAGAACGAAAGATCTTTTTAACCAAGCTAGTTATCCCAGAAGACATTAAAGACGAGAATTTTAAAAAGGATTTTTTAGCGCTTGTTTTTGAACAGATTGCCGACCGTAATTTAAGCATTGTGCCCACCAGCCCCGAAATTGCAAAATTTGTGAGAAGCAACCGAAAATACAAACGCATGCTTCCGGTTGGGGTAAGGATTTAA
- the mtaB gene encoding tRNA (N(6)-L-threonylcarbamoyladenosine(37)-C(2))-methylthiotransferase MtaB, with amino-acid sequence MDKKVAFYTLGCKLNFSETSTIARSFNDEGFDRVDFSEKADIYVINTCSVTENADKRFKTIVKQAQKVNPEAFVAAVGCYAQLKPQELADVEGVDLVLGATEKFKITDYLNDLSKNDFGEVHSCEIEEADFYVGSYSIGDRTRAFLKVQDGCDYKCTYCTIPLARGISRSDTMENVLKNAKEISEQNIKEIVLTGVNIGDYGKGEFGNKKHEHTFLDLVTELDKVEGIERLRISSIEPNLLKNDTIDLVSKSRAFVPHFHVPLQSGSNDILKKMKRRYMRELYVDRVAKIKEVMPHACIGVDVIVGFPGETDEHFLETYNFLNELDISYLHVFTYSERDNTEAAEMDGVVPKNVRSKRSKMLRGLSVKKRRAFYESQIGTTRTVLFESENKEGYIHGFTENYVKVKTPWNPELVNTLHEVELAEIDADGLVRFQFVNQIVS; translated from the coding sequence ATGGACAAAAAGGTGGCGTTTTATACTTTGGGGTGCAAGCTGAATTTTTCAGAAACCTCTACCATTGCCAGAAGTTTTAACGACGAGGGCTTTGATCGGGTAGATTTTTCGGAAAAGGCAGATATTTATGTAATTAATACCTGCTCGGTCACTGAAAATGCCGATAAGCGTTTTAAAACCATAGTAAAACAGGCCCAGAAGGTAAATCCAGAGGCTTTTGTCGCAGCCGTGGGCTGTTACGCTCAGCTTAAACCCCAAGAATTGGCCGATGTAGAGGGCGTGGATTTGGTTTTGGGGGCCACCGAAAAGTTCAAAATAACCGATTATTTAAACGATCTTTCCAAAAATGACTTTGGGGAAGTGCATTCTTGCGAAATTGAGGAGGCCGATTTCTACGTGGGGAGTTATTCCATTGGCGACCGTACTCGTGCTTTTTTAAAGGTTCAGGATGGCTGTGATTATAAGTGTACTTATTGTACCATTCCGTTGGCGCGCGGTATTTCCCGGAGTGATACGATGGAAAATGTGCTGAAAAACGCCAAGGAGATTTCAGAACAGAACATCAAGGAAATTGTGCTTACCGGCGTAAATATTGGTGATTACGGGAAAGGTGAATTCGGAAATAAAAAACATGAACATACCTTTTTGGATTTGGTGACCGAATTAGATAAAGTTGAAGGTATTGAACGCCTTCGAATATCATCAATTGAGCCAAATTTATTGAAAAACGACACGATTGATTTGGTGTCGAAATCTCGAGCCTTTGTGCCCCATTTTCATGTACCGTTGCAATCTGGCAGTAACGACATCCTAAAAAAAATGAAGCGCCGCTACATGCGTGAGCTTTATGTGGATCGTGTTGCGAAAATAAAAGAAGTGATGCCGCATGCCTGTATTGGTGTGGATGTTATTGTTGGGTTTCCAGGTGAAACCGATGAGCACTTCTTGGAGACCTACAATTTCTTGAACGAGCTTGATATTTCATATTTACATGTGTTTACTTATTCCGAACGGGATAATACCGAAGCAGCCGAAATGGATGGTGTAGTTCCTAAAAATGTAAGAAGCAAACGCAGCAAAATGTTGCGTGGACTATCGGTAAAAAAGCGCCGTGCGTTTTATGAGAGCCAAATAGGAACTACCAGAACGGTACTTTTTGAAAGCGAAAACAAAGAAGGTTATATTCATGGTTTTACTGAAAACTACGTAAAAGTGAAAACCCCATGGAACCCCGAACTGGTAAATACATTACACGAGGTGGAATTGGCCGAAATTGATGCCGACGGATTGGTAAGATTTCAGTTTGTAAACCAAATAGTGTCTTAA
- a CDS encoding ABC transporter substrate-binding protein, giving the protein MIKPVLRQTISYLSISCALFFLFSCGSGSRSNQDHLVFRYNEYANINTLDPAFSRTLQDNSVCNQLYNGLVQLDDELNILPSIAKSWQVSEDGLTYSFNLRNDVYFHKHALFGKDSTRTVTASDFTYSLNRLRDEKIAAPGSWVLNKVDDFKAVNDTIFEIYLKQPFPAFIGLLTMKYCSVVPKEIVDHYGSEFRSHPIGTGPFKFKRWEENIKLVFRRNKNYFETDENGQQLPYLEAVAITFLPDKQSEFLQFIQGNLDFLNSLDASYKDELLTADGKLRQKYAETVNMIRGPYLNTEYLGFYLDSETPEIQSELIRKAINYGFDRKKMMVYLRNGIGNPANGGFIPIGLQGHDKSIGFTYQPEKAKQLIQQFKAESGIKNPEITLVTTSNYLSFCEFIQRELQKVGLKINVDVMPEATLRAARSNGKVDMFRSSWIADYLDAENYLSIFYSKNFAPGGSNYFHYKNAEFDSLYNKAFTVTDIEKRKLLYTEMDSLAMDKALMVPLYYDEVIRFTQKHVSRLGINPINLLDLRYVKKEKAN; this is encoded by the coding sequence ATGATAAAACCTGTTTTACGCCAAACAATATCTTATTTATCAATTAGTTGTGCTTTGTTTTTTCTTTTTTCCTGCGGGAGCGGTTCCCGCTCAAACCAAGACCATTTGGTTTTTCGTTACAACGAATACGCCAACATCAACACTTTAGACCCTGCGTTTTCGAGAACTTTGCAAGATAACTCGGTATGCAACCAACTTTACAATGGCTTGGTTCAATTGGATGACGAACTGAATATTTTACCCAGTATTGCAAAAAGTTGGCAGGTTTCGGAAGACGGACTTACTTACTCTTTCAATTTAAGGAACGACGTCTATTTTCACAAACACGCCCTTTTCGGAAAAGACTCTACGAGAACAGTAACAGCTTCCGATTTCACATACAGCTTAAACCGTTTACGCGACGAAAAAATTGCTGCCCCTGGCAGTTGGGTTTTAAATAAAGTAGATGACTTTAAAGCGGTGAACGATACCATTTTCGAAATTTACTTAAAACAGCCGTTCCCCGCATTTATTGGGTTGCTTACCATGAAATACTGCTCGGTGGTGCCCAAGGAAATCGTGGATCATTATGGCAGCGAATTCCGCTCGCACCCCATTGGTACGGGTCCCTTTAAATTTAAACGTTGGGAAGAAAATATAAAATTAGTATTCCGTAGAAACAAAAACTATTTTGAAACGGACGAAAACGGGCAACAACTCCCCTATTTAGAAGCTGTGGCCATTACCTTTTTACCCGATAAACAAAGTGAATTTTTACAGTTCATTCAAGGCAACCTCGATTTTTTAAATAGTTTGGATGCCTCATACAAAGACGAACTCTTAACTGCCGATGGCAAGCTTCGACAGAAATATGCCGAAACCGTTAACATGATTCGTGGCCCGTATTTAAACACCGAATATTTGGGTTTTTATTTAGATTCGGAAACACCCGAAATACAATCGGAACTCATTAGAAAAGCCATAAACTACGGTTTTGACCGAAAAAAAATGATGGTGTATCTAAGGAACGGCATTGGTAATCCGGCCAACGGAGGCTTTATTCCCATTGGGCTGCAAGGACATGATAAATCGATTGGTTTCACTTATCAACCCGAAAAAGCCAAACAGCTTATCCAACAGTTTAAAGCCGAAAGTGGCATTAAAAATCCCGAAATCACATTGGTAACGACCAGTAATTATTTAAGTTTTTGCGAATTTATTCAGCGTGAGCTTCAAAAGGTAGGATTGAAAATTAATGTGGACGTGATGCCTGAAGCCACTTTGCGTGCGGCACGCTCCAACGGAAAAGTGGACATGTTCCGAAGTTCATGGATTGCCGATTATTTGGATGCCGAAAATTACCTATCGATTTTTTACAGCAAGAATTTTGCTCCGGGTGGCTCCAACTATTTTCATTATAAAAATGCTGAATTTGACAGCTTATACAACAAAGCTTTCACTGTTACCGATATTGAAAAACGAAAATTGCTTTACACTGAAATGGATTCTTTGGCTATGGACAAAGCTTTGATGGTGCCTTTGTATTATGACGAAGTGATTCGGTTTACCCAAAAGCACGTTAGTCGATTGGGTATTAACCCTATTAATCTTTTGGATTTGAGATACGTTAAAAAAGAAAAGGCGAACTAA
- a CDS encoding GlmU family protein encodes MNYILFDGPSRNNLLPFTFTRPVADIRVGILTIREKWESFLDTTTTTVTEDYLSDKFPMVEMEENVMINASYLPNLELVEMVKDLKENQAIFKDEDVIAFFAKEAQEDIDFDDYEAVEFTEDIVKIEHAWHIFSKNGEAIQEDYTLITKNRSSQPIPSSNNVIAPENIFIEKGAKLEFTTLNASKGPIYIGRNSEIMEGSIIRGPLALCQGATIKIGAKIYGPTTIGPSCKAGGEINNSVMFANSNKGHDGYLGNSVLGEWCNLGADTNTSNLKNNYAEVRLWDYQTESFARTGLQFCGLMMGDHSKCGINTMFNTGTVVGVSANIFGSGFPRNFVPSFSWGGSGGFTTYLTKKAFEVAEVVMARRNMEFTEQDKAILEHVFEETKKYRRE; translated from the coding sequence ATGAATTATATTCTTTTTGATGGACCCTCGCGCAACAACTTGTTGCCCTTTACATTTACCAGACCTGTAGCCGATATACGTGTTGGCATACTAACCATTAGGGAAAAATGGGAGTCGTTTTTAGATACCACAACCACAACGGTTACTGAAGATTATCTTTCTGATAAATTTCCTATGGTGGAAATGGAAGAAAATGTAATGATAAACGCTTCATACCTCCCTAATTTGGAATTGGTGGAAATGGTTAAGGATTTAAAAGAAAACCAGGCCATTTTTAAGGATGAAGATGTTATTGCCTTTTTTGCTAAGGAAGCCCAGGAAGATATTGATTTTGATGATTATGAAGCTGTTGAATTTACTGAAGATATCGTAAAGATTGAACATGCTTGGCATATTTTCTCAAAAAACGGTGAAGCCATTCAGGAAGATTATACGCTGATAACAAAAAATAGAAGTTCGCAGCCTATTCCGTCGAGCAACAATGTTATTGCTCCCGAGAATATTTTTATCGAAAAAGGGGCAAAACTGGAATTCACTACGCTCAATGCGAGTAAAGGTCCGATTTACATTGGTAGAAATTCTGAAATCATGGAAGGTTCTATTATTCGTGGGCCGTTGGCACTTTGCCAAGGGGCAACTATTAAAATAGGCGCAAAAATTTATGGGCCAACTACCATTGGCCCCAGTTGTAAAGCCGGCGGAGAGATTAACAATTCTGTCATGTTTGCCAATTCCAATAAAGGTCACGATGGCTATTTGGGCAATTCCGTTTTAGGCGAATGGTGCAATTTGGGTGCCGATACCAATACCTCAAATCTTAAAAATAACTATGCCGAAGTAAGGCTATGGGATTACCAAACCGAGAGCTTTGCCAGAACCGGACTGCAGTTTTGCGGACTCATGATGGGCGATCACAGTAAATGTGGCATCAATACCATGTTTAATACCGGGACCGTTGTGGGCGTAAGTGCCAATATTTTTGGCAGCGGTTTCCCTAGAAATTTTGTTCCCAGTTTCAGTTGGGGCGGTAGCGGTGGTTTCACCACTTACTTGACCAAAAAAGCTTTTGAAGTGGCCGAGGTAGTAATGGCACGCCGTAACATGGAATTCACCGAACAGGACAAAGCGATTCTGGAGCATGTTTTTGAAGAGACTAAAAAATATAGAAGAGAATAG
- a CDS encoding type B 50S ribosomal protein L31: protein MRKGIHPENYRVVAFKDMSNDDVFLTKSTADTNETIEVDGVEYPLVKMEISRTSHPYYTGKSKLVDTAGRIDKFKNKYAKFKK from the coding sequence ATGAGAAAAGGTATACATCCAGAAAATTATAGAGTAGTGGCGTTTAAAGACATGTCTAACGACGATGTATTTTTAACTAAATCTACTGCCGATACTAATGAAACAATTGAAGTTGACGGTGTTGAGTATCCATTAGTTAAGATGGAAATTTCCAGAACATCGCACCCATACTACACTGGTAAATCTAAATTGGTTGATACTGCCGGTCGTATCGATAAGTTCAAAAACAAATACGCTAAGTTTAAAAAATAA
- a CDS encoding DUF4199 domain-containing protein, whose amino-acid sequence MEKSLKSIATNYGLYLGVALSLITVLAYAINIELLTNMWLGIFIMIAIIVFGIISVAKTKQAQGGYASFKQAFTSYFITVLLGLVISTLVSFLLFNVIDTEAAEVLKQKTIEQTVTMLEGFNTPTEVIDQTVQQIESQNQYSIGNILKGLAGYLVLFSIIGLIVAAALKKNNPDAE is encoded by the coding sequence ATGGAAAAATCTTTGAAATCTATTGCCACCAATTACGGTTTGTATTTGGGTGTTGCACTATCGCTTATTACCGTTTTGGCCTACGCCATTAACATTGAGTTGCTGACCAATATGTGGCTGGGCATATTTATAATGATAGCCATTATTGTTTTTGGCATTATTTCGGTTGCCAAAACCAAACAAGCCCAAGGTGGTTATGCGAGTTTTAAACAGGCCTTTACTTCGTATTTCATAACCGTTCTTTTAGGGCTGGTAATTAGCACATTAGTTTCTTTCCTATTATTTAATGTTATCGATACCGAAGCTGCCGAAGTATTAAAACAAAAAACTATCGAGCAAACGGTTACCATGCTTGAAGGCTTTAATACGCCCACAGAAGTTATCGATCAAACGGTACAGCAAATAGAATCGCAAAATCAATATTCCATTGGCAACATACTAAAAGGTCTGGCTGGTTATTTGGTGCTTTTCAGTATAATAGGGCTTATTGTTGCCGCCGCGTTGAAAAAAAATAATCCGGACGCCGAATAA
- a CDS encoding glycosyltransferase family 2 protein, which produces MNISVVIPLLNEQESLTELHDWIVNVMQSNRFSYEIIFIDDGSTDGSWETISKFSEQNDNVKGIRFLKNFGKSQALHAGFEKAEGDVVITMDADLQDSPDEIPELYNMITNSGFDLVSGWKKKRYDSVISKNMPSKLFNWAARKTSGVKLNDFNCGLKAYRIDVVKNIDVNGEMHRYIPVLSKNAGFTKIGEKVVQHQARKYGVTKFGMNRFIHGFLDLITIWFLSRFGKRPMHLFGALGFIMFAIGFAFSAYLGVDKLFLNPSGRLITQRPQFYIALATMVIGTQFFVAGFLGEIVLRNKSDKKRYLIKEKLNLN; this is translated from the coding sequence ATGAACATATCTGTAGTTATACCACTACTTAACGAACAGGAATCTTTAACAGAATTACACGATTGGATTGTAAACGTTATGCAGTCCAATCGTTTTTCGTATGAAATCATTTTTATTGACGATGGCAGCACCGACGGTTCTTGGGAAACTATCTCCAAATTTTCTGAACAAAATGATAACGTAAAAGGTATTCGTTTTTTGAAAAACTTCGGAAAATCGCAGGCTCTCCACGCAGGTTTTGAAAAAGCCGAAGGCGATGTAGTCATTACTATGGATGCCGATTTACAGGACAGCCCCGATGAAATTCCCGAACTATATAATATGATAACCAACAGCGGTTTCGATTTGGTTTCGGGCTGGAAAAAGAAACGCTACGATTCGGTTATTTCAAAAAACATGCCGTCCAAACTCTTTAATTGGGCGGCACGGAAAACATCGGGTGTAAAACTAAACGATTTTAACTGCGGATTGAAAGCTTACAGAATTGATGTCGTAAAAAATATTGATGTCAATGGCGAAATGCACCGCTATATTCCCGTGCTTTCAAAAAATGCGGGTTTCACCAAAATTGGCGAAAAAGTGGTTCAGCACCAAGCCCGAAAGTATGGCGTCACCAAATTTGGGATGAACCGATTTATCCACGGCTTTTTAGATTTGATTACCATTTGGTTTTTATCGCGTTTTGGCAAGCGCCCTATGCACTTGTTCGGCGCATTGGGTTTTATTATGTTTGCCATTGGTTTTGCCTTTTCGGCCTATTTGGGCGTCGACAAATTGTTTTTAAACCCTAGCGGAAGGCTCATCACCCAGCGTCCGCAATTCTATATTGCCCTAGCCACAATGGTTATTGGCACGCAATTTTTTGTGGCCGGATTTTTAGGCGAAATCGTTCTTCGAAACAAATCCGATAAAAAACGCTATTTAATCAAAGAGAAATTGAATTTAAATTAA
- a CDS encoding phospho-sugar mutase: MIHIEPKILERINAWLTPAFDENTQTTIKESIANNPKDIQESFYKDLEFGTGGMRGVMGVGTNRINKYTLGKSTQGLSNYLHKQFPGVTPKTVIAYDCRHNSKTLAKVVADVFSANGIEVYLFEDLRPTPELSFAVRHLKCHCGIVLTASHNPPEYNGYKVYWQDGGQLVPPHDSAVIDMINELDYADIKFEANNDLIHYIGKTVDGAFVDASVDNGCVGATQAAKDDLTIVFTSLHGTSITAVPETLKQAGYKNVHIVKEQEVPNGGFPTVKSPNPEEPAALKMALELAEKVNADIVIGTDPDCDRLGVAVRNSENELQLLNGNQTMLMMTDFLLKKWKNEGKIKGKEFIATTIVSTPMLNRLAEAYGVENKIVLTGFKWIAKLIHDFPELDFIGGGEESFGYMVGDFVRDKDAVTSTLLACEIAAIAKSNGSSFFEDLLKLYTEHGFYKEKLVSLTKKGIEGAEEIKQMMTDARNNTLKVINGSKVVRFEDYSLSTSKNMSTGEESKLDIPKSNVLIYYTEDGSQVALRPSGTEPKIKFYVSVNTKLNNVSDFKKTEAELDAKAEAILKDMKLI, translated from the coding sequence ATGATACACATTGAACCCAAAATTTTAGAACGGATCAATGCTTGGCTTACTCCAGCATTTGATGAAAACACACAAACGACGATTAAAGAGAGTATTGCCAACAACCCGAAAGATATTCAAGAAAGTTTTTATAAAGATTTAGAGTTTGGAACAGGAGGAATGCGCGGTGTCATGGGCGTAGGCACCAACCGTATCAATAAATATACTTTAGGAAAAAGCACCCAGGGGTTAAGCAATTATTTACACAAGCAATTTCCTGGCGTGACTCCAAAAACCGTAATCGCTTATGATTGCCGCCACAACAGTAAAACTTTGGCCAAGGTTGTTGCCGATGTGTTTTCGGCCAACGGCATTGAGGTTTATCTTTTTGAAGATTTACGCCCAACACCAGAATTATCGTTCGCGGTAAGACATCTAAAATGCCACTGTGGAATTGTTTTAACGGCATCGCACAACCCACCAGAATACAATGGCTACAAGGTGTATTGGCAAGATGGGGGCCAATTGGTGCCACCACACGACAGCGCCGTAATTGATATGATAAACGAGTTGGACTACGCCGACATCAAATTTGAAGCCAATAACGATTTAATTCATTATATAGGAAAAACGGTTGACGGTGCTTTTGTTGATGCCTCGGTTGACAACGGATGCGTTGGCGCTACCCAAGCCGCTAAAGACGATTTAACCATTGTGTTTACTTCGCTTCACGGCACTTCGATAACGGCAGTACCTGAAACCTTAAAACAGGCGGGGTACAAAAACGTTCATATTGTAAAAGAACAGGAAGTACCCAATGGTGGTTTCCCAACGGTAAAATCGCCCAACCCCGAAGAGCCAGCGGCCCTAAAAATGGCTTTGGAATTGGCCGAAAAAGTAAATGCCGATATCGTTATTGGCACCGACCCCGACTGCGACCGTTTGGGTGTGGCCGTTCGGAATTCCGAAAATGAGCTGCAATTGCTCAACGGAAACCAAACCATGTTGATGATGACCGATTTCCTTTTGAAAAAATGGAAAAACGAAGGCAAAATAAAAGGCAAGGAATTTATTGCCACAACCATTGTTTCTACCCCAATGCTTAACCGATTGGCAGAAGCTTACGGTGTTGAAAATAAAATTGTACTTACCGGTTTTAAATGGATCGCCAAACTGATTCACGATTTCCCTGAATTAGATTTTATTGGTGGCGGCGAAGAAAGTTTTGGCTATATGGTGGGCGATTTTGTTCGCGATAAAGATGCGGTTACCTCAACATTATTGGCTTGCGAAATTGCAGCCATTGCAAAATCGAATGGCAGTTCGTTCTTTGAGGATCTTTTAAAACTATATACCGAGCACGGTTTCTATAAAGAAAAATTAGTATCGCTTACCAAAAAAGGGATTGAAGGCGCCGAGGAAATCAAGCAAATGATGACAGATGCCCGAAACAATACGTTAAAAGTCATCAACGGTTCAAAAGTGGTTCGTTTTGAAGACTATAGTTTATCAACATCTAAAAATATGTCCACGGGAGAAGAAAGCAAACTGGATATTCCAAAATCGAATGTTTTGATCTATTACACCGAAGACGGCAGCCAAGTGGCCCTGCGCCCCAGCGGTACAGAACCAAAAATAAAATTCTACGTAAGCGTAAATACCAAATTAAATAATGTTTCCGATTTTAAAAAGACCGAAGCCGAACTCGATGCCAAGGCCGAAGCCATTTTAAAAGACATGAAATTAATTTAA